In the genome of Merismopedia glauca CCAP 1448/3, one region contains:
- a CDS encoding Uma2 family endonuclease, with amino-acid sequence MQATQQEYYTPEEYLKLEEAADYKSEYIEGQIITMAGGSTNHNRIAGNCYAIVNFALRQQNYEAFIGDVRLWIPKKRIFTYPDVMVIAGEPEYFNDRTDTILNPQIIVEVLSPSTQGYDCEAKFEAYRTIESFQEYLLVDQTRIHVEHFSKTGKKQWMLREYDAEDTAIALASLNLSISLSDLYSRVKLEDIEENQPQS; translated from the coding sequence ATGCAAGCAACTCAACAGGAATACTACACTCCAGAAGAATACCTAAAACTAGAGGAGGCTGCTGACTATAAAAGCGAATATATCGAAGGGCAAATTATTACTATGGCAGGCGGTTCGACAAATCATAATCGGATAGCAGGAAATTGTTATGCTATTGTGAACTTTGCTTTAAGACAGCAGAATTATGAAGCTTTTATTGGGGATGTCCGTCTCTGGATACCAAAGAAGCGAATCTTCACTTATCCAGATGTTATGGTTATTGCTGGTGAACCTGAATATTTCAATGACCGTACAGATACGATTCTCAATCCCCAAATTATTGTAGAAGTTTTGTCGCCATCGACTCAAGGTTATGACTGCGAAGCTAAATTTGAAGCTTATCGCACGATTGAATCTTTTCAAGAATATTTGTTAGTCGATCAAACGAGGATTCATGTAGAGCATTTCTCGAAAACAGGGAAGAAGCAATGGATGCTGCGGGAATATGACGCAGAAGATACCGCGATCGCTCTTGCTTCTCTTAATTTGTCAATTTCTCTCTCAGATTTGTACAGTAGGGTCAAACTTGAGGATATTGAGGAAAATCAACCGCAATCCTAA